A segment of the Coffea arabica cultivar ET-39 chromosome 8c, Coffea Arabica ET-39 HiFi, whole genome shotgun sequence genome:
ATGAACCATCACCAGAAGTCAGCGAGGATGCTGATGGCTCGACCTCAAGGTCTGGTATGCATGATCCCCATGGGCAGTGTGATGCTAGTGTGGTGGAAAGACCCCGACCTGATGACTGCAGCCTGCACAGGTAATGGAAACTTATATGGCATTGAACTGCCATGTTACAATGGATGGAGTTCTTAGCtttttatgctttttttttctttttcaaatttttcatttttcttcagaGATTATTTGAAGTGTTAGTGGCATCCAACTAACCATAAAAATAGGAACAACACATGGGTCATGTTGTCCTGAAGGACTGATGAGTTAGTTTGTCTTTTCAGCTATGAGTTCAGTATGCTAGTAGGCTCATCTTCAAGTTTGGGACACTGCTTGCAAATGCAAAGAAACTGTAGATCcactttacttttcttttcgtGTTGCGCAGCCCATCTAACTGAGTTATTGTCCTGGAAAATGAGGGATCAATCTGCCATGATAAATCTTTCTCCTGTAATCCTGCACGTGGGGGTCatacttttttgttttcaatgaGACCAATAAATCAGATAGAGGAGAAATTATTGAGGCTTCTTTGGTTTGAAGCTTGTAAAAATCCTTAGTAATGACATATTCTTCTAAATGTGCACCAGTCATGATCAGACTACATCCCAGCTGCGCATCTAAATCATGGCTGCCAAACATCTGAAGGTACTGGTACAATGGATGATGGTGAGGGACACGTGCAAAATGGGAACTTTTCTGAAATGCCAAGCCTGCCCATGAACTTGATGTGGGAAGATGACGATTAGATTCATCCAAACACCTATTAGGTAGGTCCCTTTGACTTTTAAAGTGTAACCTTCTTTCCTTCTGCTGGAAAGTTATGTTTCAAGATCCCTAATACTTATGTGCATGGTACACAATGAGTTAAAGTATGGAAGAAATACAGCAAATTTTGATTGGCAGGTAAATATTTTCTGTCCTACTTCAACAGAACTATTGGTTGCATAGGCCACATTATGCATGGCTCCAAATTTAAGGTAGTTAAGTGTAATTTACCACTGCTGGTATATTGCCGATCTTGCTTCCCGATTGGTGACAGTATCTTGAGATTGCCTATGAATTTCGGTACTAAGGAGTTAAATAGTGATTATAAAAGATTGAGGGGTAAATTGAAAGCGGGTATAAGTTTGGAAGAACTCTTCGTAGACAGATGACAATGTTTAGTTACAATGTATGATGTTTCTACTCAGCCAATCATGATATGCACAAAATATATGATGTCTGGTTATTGCCCATTGCAAAGAATTTGCTGATGGAATTTGCTAGTGAGACGTTATAAATTTTTTGGAGCAACTTAATACTAAAATATTAGTATGagagagtaaatcttatatacactgacagtgtatatccTGTTACGGTTCAATGCACGACACATATGTAAAATTTggttttcaaattcaaattcagattaTGTGTCATACATCCAATGATaaaagtgtatacactgtcagtgtatagaagattaattctTCAATATATGGTGACCTTTTTCCCTAATTATAAGAAGTCAAAGCTATTTTCGTCCTAACTATTAACCCGTTCAGTAAACTTGTGGACTGGATTTTATTGATGAAGATTCCCAGTTTCGCCCACCAATCTGCAAAGTATATGGATTTTATCTGTCTGATGTATTCTTTGGAGCTCCTTTTATCAAGAGAGCTCTTGCACATAACATGTTTATGTTCAGATGTTAAATGTATTTCCAGTTTTTATTTGGAGTATAGATGTATGATCTGTTGTAGGATACATTATGATGACTGCATTACCACTAACTTGGAATTAGATGTTAGGTCGAATTCTTCTTGGCTTGCTTTTCTTGATTGTATGGTATAATACTTTAGACTTATTTTTTTCGACTTAGTAATAAAGCAGAGTATCAATTGAAAGTGCAAGAACTGTTGTTAATAGAATGTTCGCGAAAGAATTTTACGATTTATCAGTCACTTATTCTCACTCTGGCCGAACAAACAAGAGGTTGCAGCTGGGGTTAAACTTCACAGCAGACGAAAAAACATGTTCCTCCTCAAAATGACTACGCCTATTCATTTTTGGGTAGTAATGGTTGTGTGTCATTCCTCATCAGCCAACTTTATCTTATCAAAGCAAGCTGGGAGGCAGAAGTTGTAAGAGGTTGGTTTGGCTCCTGCGGCTTTTGCACATACATTTGTTTCAACCTTGTACGCTGTAAATTTTGTAGTTAAATGTGCAGGTGCCCTTCTGTGCTCGTCTGCCTTGATAGGCAAAATGGTTCTGTTCCTAACTGTAACAATCAGGCTACGCTTGTAATGTCCTAAATTAGTCGGATTCCTTCTTGTTATTTTATTCTCTATATTTAATCTACTCTTTGGGAGAGAGAAAAGTAATGAACGAGGATGGTCTGCGACTTTTTCAATCTGCACACAGCTAGAAGTTCTTGAATTTTTGGCTGAGTGATGCTATGCCTGGTattgatccttttttttttttccaatgatGTTCTATCTTCATAATCAAATCAGGATAACCAAACTGGCTTTAGTTTAGTAGTCAAATTTTTAGTCCAAATGGCCATGAGCCAAAATTTAAACTTCAAAGGGCTGAAGCTTTTCAAGCCTAAACAAAAACCCAAGAGATATTTATCTCCACCTCAAGCAAATCCAATTAAGACGGAAAATCTGAATTCCCACGTCGCGATACCTTCAATTCCATTGCTAGCGTGCAAAATCCCGTTGTTGATACTGAGTGCTGTATTGACGGACAGCTTAAAAGAAATCTTATAAGCAATCTTATAAGCaacttatgattttattaaaGTACTGTATTAATGGATAGTTTGAAAGAAACCTTATAAGCAACTTATGATTTTATTAGAAGGGCATGAATCGTGCTAGAAGTATACTATTAATGCTGGCAAAGTCTCCGGAGAATCATTGATGTTATTTATTAGAAGGGTTAGAATGATGATTGGAATACTGGAGTGGCTATCTCCTTAAGAATTTGCCTTTGCCGAAAGGACAGATATTTATTAGTGAAAGCTATTTGACCCGTAAGTAAATAAGGTGGAACTGAGCAAtcaaatttcttaaaaaattaataataaataaagaaataaataaatttaaacaagaaagatagaaagcaagaaagcataTATTGAATAAAAATTAGGAAattttacaaaatctctcaaaaaCTAGCCTCTTGGGCTCAACTCTGAACCTGCCCAGAACATGCATGGCCCATGGGCCCATATCGCCTCAACCTCCCAAGCCCAGCAACCGGGTTGCTGAGGTGACGTCGTTTTAGTCGTCTGTGTTCTCTGTTTCAGCTCCCTCCGACCACTCTCCGGGGCACTCTCACTTGGCCTTCCTTTCCCATTTTCTGAACCTGTAGAAGAATCACAAACAAAACCTCGGGAATTTTCGTTGGCTCTATCGATTATCAATCTCTATCCAACAAAATTACATCTTTTTCTCCTCCCATATGATGGTTCTTTAAAATACAGTGTATCTcgttttgagatgaaatgattaaCTCGTTTAGTGCCATTTCAGGACTTCAAGAAGGTACACCTTCTTAGCTTCCTTTCTTagtttttttggttttcatgcattcaccatatatatactcgagagttgtcactttttttttttcctttctttgttgcttttgaTAAGCGTTGGGGTTGGAAGTAAACAGAGGGAAGTGGGATTTGCAGATTGTTACGAGACAAGTAACAAAAACCCTTTGAAGTTTTAACTACTGGATTTATTTGGTTTTCGAGGATTGGAGATATTGTATGTTatagctgctgctgctgctgttgttttgtgtgtgtgtgtgtgtttgtttttttttttttgggtgcaaTAGGGCCCTTAAAAGTTTAAAGGCCAGACATTTATGCAGAAAACTTGCTGCCAGTGGGTTCCTAAATTTCAGCAATTTAGTACAATATTAGACAGTATTCCTTTTTAAGCTACTTGAATAAACTAAAGTCTAATATGTGACCCTTTCTTCTGTTTTGATTTTCTacattctttctctttttttttgctggaaattttcctatTAAAACTGCATTTTATCTTTTGGCCATGGTCGTTTCTGTAGAGATTCTGTAATGCTGACCTCAATTTCTACATCTTAAGAGTTCGAAGTACAGGACTTATCATTCATTTCCCAGTAGTCCTTCTTGTTGGAGGATGCGAAATCGCAGTtgggaaaatcattttaaaccaCCATGGAATTGTAGTTAAGTGTTGCCCCAGTTATTGTGGTGCGTGTGTCTGGGGTGTCTTTGTgtgtgtatttatttatttatttattttggtctttttatCTTACTGTAAATTTTCTTTGCATCATTTAGGGGTTTAAATGGATGCAACTGCTAGGTCTGCATGTCAGCGTGTCAGCATTGACTTGTCCGTTGATGGTATTGGTGATAGTGATTCTGGTGAGGGTAATAGGAGAAGTGTTGAAGATAATGAACTGAACATAGACACCGATAATAAGCATGGAAGTACATCTGGTGGTGCTGAACTTGACACTAGAAATGATAATACTCAAGAAGTGAGTTGGGTGGAATTGGATAAAGGTTTAGAAGATCTGACTGAGAAAGAAGTTTTTGGCCTGAAATTTGACTCTGATGAAGAAGCAGGAATTTTCTATGAGACTTATGCCAACCTTAATGGGTTTACTGTTCGAAAGGTGGATACGAAACGTAAGAATAATGTGATAAGATATACGAGATGGGTTTGTTCAAGAGAAGGTTTTTCAGAGAACAGGTGGGCAAATAACTTGGATGGGAAACGTGATCCTAAATCTGTAACCAGAATTGGTTGTCTAGCAAGCTTTCGGATCAAACATGATTTTAAATCAGGCAAATATGTTGTTACGGGGTTTATTAAAGAGCACAATCATGAATTGATGGCTTCAAGAGTTTTACCCTGTCTGCAGCCAAAGAAGCGTGCACGTAGAGTAGCTGGAGATGTTGGGTTAACTAGAAAAGATAAAGAACGTGCTTCAACGAGCTCCGACATTGCTGATGGTGACACTCAGTGCGTTTTAACTCAGTGTGTCTTAGCTTGGTTATGTGCTAAGAGTGACTATGATCCAGGATTGTTCTATAAGTACGATGttgatgaagaaaataaattatGCCGGATATTTTGGGCAGACTCAAAGTCTAGAGCAGATTATGCCTTCTTTGGTGATGTTTTGGCATTGAatacaaaatttagaaaaaatgcTTATGGAAAACCCTTTATTATTCTTGCAGGGCTGAATAATCATGATCAAACAATTGTTTTTGCTTGTGCATTATTGGGAGATGAAAGCGCTGAGACCTATGTATGGCTCCTGGAAACATTTTTGGAGGCAATGAATGACAAGGCACCTGTTTCAGTTATTACAGATGGTAGCAAAGCTATAGAAGAAGCACTTGAGAAAACATTCCCCATGTCTAAGCATCGTATATGCCGTTGGCACCTACATAAAGATGCTGTTTCTAATGCTAGTGACTCATCTTTTGGACCTGATTTCAAGAAATGCATGGAGGAGAATTGGAGTCCAGAAGAATTTGAGGTGGCTTGGATGGAATTGCTGGAGAAATATGGGCTTCAAGGCCATCCATGGTTCGAAGAGACTTACTCCAGACGTACAAAATGGGCAGAGGCTTACTTAAGAGAGCATTTCTTTGCTGGTCTTAATAGTATTCTGGGCCATGGAATGAATACCTATTTCACCCGGTTCCTGAAAGTTCGGCTCAAGCTTCATGAATTTGTGCGGTATTATGATAAGGCTCTTGTTTGTCTTCGTGAAGAAGAGGCAAAAGCAGACACTGAGTCAGAGAGCACGTATCCTGCTTTTTGCACTGTTTTGAGGGATTTAGAGATGCATGCTGCTGATGTCTTCACGAAAAGTATCTTTTTCAAAGTTCGTGAACAAATAATGCGTGATCCCATGCTAATTTTGAGCAGCAAAGAGTACCTCGATGATGAGGCCTGCTGGGTTTATAGCTTTTCTGAATATACAAAACCTGACATGGTATGGAAAGTTCATTATCATCCATCTAATCAAAGCTTGACATGCTCCTGTTTCAAGTTAGTCACAGATGGAGTGCCTTGTTGCCATATGATCTCTGTGATGAAAGCTGAACACCTGAGAGAATTTCCTAGATGTTGCATTAATAAAAGATGGACCAAATGTGCAAGGAGTAAAATAGCCTCCAGCATCGATATTCAAGCCTTAAACATGGCGACACAAGTTGCACGCTTTCGAGTGTTGACTTCTGCGTGTAGTGAGATGAATTACTATGCTTCTCAAACAGTGCAAGGTTTTAATGAGACGCGGAATCTCATTTCTAAGATGATGTCTCATGTAAAGCCAATACACACTTCAAAGGGTGATGTGGATAAACCAGCACCAGAAGTGAGCCAAGATGCTGATGGCTCAAGCACAAGATCTGGTATGCATGATCCCAGATCAGCAAACTCCAATGGCCAGTGTGACTCTAGTGCAGTGGGAACATCCCGACCTGGCGATTGGGGCCAGAGCAGGTCTGGAGCTTTGTATAGCGTTGAACTGTGATGTTTAATTTTAGAATAAATGGCTTATGCTTGTTTTCCAGCTCGTTGCATTTTTCTGCAGATATTATTGAAAGCATTAATGTGATACTGTAGAATAATATTATCCAACAAGTTGAACAAAATTGGAGGTACATATGGATCAGATAAAAGAGGAGATATTAATGTttaatttgacccaaaaaattttttatgtttgttTGGTTGGAAGCTAGTAAAAGTCCTTGGTCACAACATATTATTCTACAGGAGCACCAGTCATGATCAGTTTTTATTCCAGCTACTGCATCTTAATCATGGCTCTCAAAGACCTGAAGGTACTGGGACAACAGAGGATGGATTGAAATGCATACCCAATGGAAACTTACCTGAAATGCCAGGCCTGCCTCTGAACTTGATGTGGGAAGATAGTGATTAATTTCATCCAAACACCTATCAGGTATGTCTCAGTGACTATTAAATTTTAACCTGTTTGACGTAGCAGACTTGTCTCTGTCTTTCCTCTTGTGACAAATTTATGATATATGACTTGTTACTTATGTTTATGCTATAGATTGAGTTAAATCTGGAGGAAAGGAAGCAAATTTTGATTGGCACTGAATGCTTGCAGTCCTACTTATTGGATTCATAGGTCATTTATACATTGCTCCAAATTTAAGGTGGTTAAGTGTAATTTGTCCCTGCAGTTATATTGTTTTGGCCCAAAAGAAGCGGATATGTTGGAAAGATCTCTTCGCACAGCTCGTCTGTGGATGCATTCTACAAGAAATTATTATGTCATCCTGTTTTGAGCCAAAAAGGAAGACTACAGCTGGGGATAGACTTCATACCAGACAAATATGCCGTAGGTTCTCAGACACAAATACATTACTGCCCATGTGGTTTTTGGTAGTGAGAATGTGTGCAACTTCTTTGCAGATTGTACAAACTATAGAGGAGTTCAAGTTGACTTGACTTTGTTCACTTTGTCACCCAACTTTCTTCCATCAAGGCAAGCTGGATGGCGAATCTTAGAAGAAGTTGGTCTTGTTTCCTATGGCTTTCCACGTATATTTTGTGTTCAACTTCTTAGATGCTTTCTGAGGCTGAATGGTTATGTACCTAACCACTGACTGACCCTGAGGCTAAGCTTGTAATATCCTAAATTAGTCAAATTGCTCCAGTTGTGTTGTTTTGGCCCTCTGTATATTTTTTATCTACTCTTGGAAGAAAAGGATATCCAACCAACTAAAATGGTCTCTGAGTTTTAAGTTTGCAGATAGCAAAAGCTCCTGCGATTCCTGGTTGATTGGCTCCGTTTTTAAGCTTTCTAACCCTTTCTCAAAGTTATAACTGTTTATTTCACAGTCA
Coding sequences within it:
- the LOC113707249 gene encoding protein FAR1-RELATED SEQUENCE 5-like, which translates into the protein MDATARSACQRVSIDLSVDGIGDSDSGEGNRRSVEDNELNIDTDNKHGSTSGGAELDTRNDNTQEVSWVELDKGLEDLTEKEVFGLKFDSDEEAGIFYETYANLNGFTVRKVDTKRKNNVIRYTRWVCSREGFSENRWANNLDGKRDPKSVTRIGCLASFRIKHDFKSGKYVVTGFIKEHNHELMASRVLPCLQPKKRARRVAGDVGLTRKDKERASTSSDIADGDTQCVLTQCVLAWLCAKSDYDPGLFYKYDVDEENKLCRIFWADSKSRADYAFFGDVLALNTKFRKNAYGKPFIILAGLNNHDQTIVFACALLGDESAETYVWLLETFLEAMNDKAPVSVITDGSKAIEEALEKTFPMSKHRICRWHLHKDAVSNASDSSFGPDFKKCMEENWSPEEFEVAWMELLEKYGLQGHPWFEETYSRRTKWAEAYLREHFFAGLNSILGHGMNTYFTRFLKVRLKLHEFVRYYDKALVCLREEEAKADTESESTYPAFCTVLRDLEMHAADVFTKSIFFKVREQIMRDPMLILSSKEYLDDEACWVYSFSEYTKPDMVWKVHYHPSNQSLTCSCFKLVTDGVPCCHMISVMKAEHLREFPRCCINKRWTKCARSKIASSIDIQALNMATQVARFRVLTSACSEMNYYASQTVQGFNETRNLISKMMSHVKPIHTSKGDVDKPAPEVSQDADGSSTRSGMHDPRSANSNGQCDSSAVGTSRPGDWGQSRSTSHDQFLFQLLHLNHGSQRPEGTGTTEDGLKCIPNGNLPEMPGLPLNLMWEDSD